The DNA segment TACACCACCTATATCAAAAGTGAACCCTTTATATAAACATATAAAATATATATACTCTATATATAGTAATGAAGAAAATCAAAAAGAGATGAAAGAAACTAATATGAATGATAAGTCGAAAAAAGCGTTTCAGAAACCACCAATTGAGCATATTCAAATCTATTTTGAACAAAAAGGTTATTCGGAAATAGAAGCTCAACGTTTTTTCAATTACTACGAAAGCAATGGCTGGATGGTAGGGGGTAGATCGAAAATGAAAGATTGGAAAGCAGCTGCTCGTAATTGGATGTTAAATATTCAACGTTACCAAGTAAATTCATTTGAGAAGCAAGGAACCAATGCACAGGACAAAATGGCATCGAAGGAACAAAGGAATTTTTCCTCGCGAAATTATAATGAACCTCTTTGAATTTCTTTAACATGAAAATCTAAAATAAGAGTGATGTTTTACAATATCCAGAATAACTATATCGTCTATAACTATCAAAAGAGCCTTGATTTTATGGTAAAGAAGGGCAGGGAGATATACGGTGAGTGTTTTAGCTTACAGAGTGCGGATATGCCTATTATTCGAAAATTGTTTGTTTACATGATTAGGGATGAGGAACTAATGGTTGAGGAAGGTTTAGATTCGCGAAAAGGCATAATGCTTTGTGGACCTATTGGGGTAGGAAAAACTTCTTTGATGCATTTATTGAGGCTGATTTTGCCAGAAAGCAAAAGCTATATGATGAAATCATGTAGGGATATCAGTTTTGAATTTCATAGGGATGGTTATGATGTAATTGACAGATATAGTAAAAAAAGCCTCAGGTTTAATCATGGAATAATGAAAAAACAGACCATCTGTTTTGATGATTTGGGTGCTGAGCAAAACTTAAAACATTTTGGCAATGAATGCAATGTATTGTCTGAAATATTATTATCCAGATATGATTTGTTTATTTCTGATAGCCTTATCACTCATATAACAACAAATCTAAATGCTACTGAGATAGAAAAACAATATGGAGTTAGGGTAAGAAGTCGTTTAAGAGAAATGATGAATGTGGTTTCTTTTTCGGATGAGGCACCAGATAAGCGTAGATAAAATATATTTGTTATGAAGAATAATTTATTAAAATCAGCTTTATTACAAAAAGGACTTCCTCTATTGGCAAATGTACTTACTGGAGGAACAGCTAAGCCGGCTTTTGAATTGGTGAAATCAATATTAAGCTTAAAGGTTAATGATGACGATGGTTTTTTAGAGCAGTTAACTCAAAAGCCGGACCTCATCGATAAGTTACGTGAATTTGAAATTAATCAAGAGATAGAACTTCAAAAACTAGCTTTACAATCAACTCGTTTAGAGATTGAAGAATCAAAAGCGTATTTACTAGATAAACAGAGTGCACGTTTAAGAGAGACGCAGTTGGCACAAGCGACTGGACAACGTGATTGGTTAATGTTGTCGTTGGCGATTGTAGTCGTAATAGGATTTTTTAGTCTGATTTCAATTATGATATTAGGCGATAATGCTCAAAAAGTAACCAATAATGGTCCCGTAAATCAATTGTTTGGCGCTTTGGTTGCGGGGTTTAGTATGGTACTATCGTACTTTTTTGGGTCAAGTAAAAGTTCGGCAGATAAAACTAAAACGATTGCTAATCAAAGGATATAAGTTTATTATGGATTTAACAGTTTTACGTTATAGTTCAGGGGTAGAGAGTACTCTGGGGTTGTTGTATATTGATCAAAAATTTGCTTGTTATACTCTTGAAGATGAACATCGTGAGAAGAAAGTGTATGGAGAAACCAGGATACCTGCAGGGAGGTATAAGGTTATACTCAGAACGGTAGGCTCTCACCATAAGCGTTACAAGCAAAAGTTTCAGGAGTTTCATAAAGGTATGCTGCACATTACAAATGTACCTAATTTTACAAATATTTTAATCCATATAGGAAATACAGATGATGATACAGCAGGTTGTTTGTTGGTGGGAGAATCGAGTTATTCAAATGTAAATCAGCCAGGGAGAATTAATAGTAGTACAATTGCTTACAAAAGGATTTATCCTATCATTGTTAACGCAATAGGAAAAGGCGATGAGGTTTGGATAAATTATTTGGATGAGGTAAAGTTTGAATGAATACAAACAGGATTAAAATGAATGAGGTTTGAGAATGTGTTTCTGACAAATAGGGAAAGAGATTATTAATCATACAGATACTCTTGAATTGTTTCAATTGAAATGCCGGAATATTCGGCAAATTCTTTAGTTGTGATGAACTGTTGTTTCTCTTTTCCTAATTCCTTTTTTATTTTTGTTAAAAGTCGTTGGGCGGATTTTTCACTTTTGCCAGTTATCCTTTGTATATCTTTAGGATAAATGCAAATCCGTTTTAGTTTAATGTCCATGGTGCTTTATCGATGCTTTATCTATACTGTATTCATACCTTTGAATGGCATAATCGATACTCTAAGATAATAAAAAAAATAGGGTCAAAACGGCCAAAATGGGACAAATTGGACACTGTTATTTGCAATTTAGGACATAATGCTATTACATTAAAGGTGTTGTTTAAATTAGTTGATTATGGCAAGGCAAAAGAGTATTTTGAAACTAGAAGGAAGTATTGGGGATGTTTCTTTTTACAAAAGTGGAGGGGAATATTTGGCCCGAACTAAAGGGGGCGTAGATGGAGATCGAATTAAAACAGATCCAGCATTTGCGCGTACCCGGGAAAATGGAGCTGAGTTTGGGGTTGCCGGTAAGGCAAGTAAATTGTTGCGCACTGCATTTAAAGCACCTATTGCTGCGATTGCAGATAACAGAGTTGCTAGCAGGTTAACTACCCAAATGTTGAAAGTGGTGCAGTCTGATACTGTGCATTCGAGAGGAGAGAGGACTGTTCAGGATGGTGATTTAGGTCTTATTCGGGGGTTTGAGTTTAATGTGAATACAGGATTAGAAGATGTTGTAAAAGCAGCTTATTCTGTAACATTTGATAGAGTTTCTGGTGAAGCTAGTGTTGCTATTGATTTTAGTAATCCACGTTTAGAGTTAAATCAGGTTGATGGTGCAGACCAGGCACAAATACTTATTGGGTTGGCAGCAGTTGATTTTGAGAATAGCGAATATGAGGTGGATGTGGTAGAAGCAGAAGCTATTGCTATTGATTCAACAGAAGCTGTTGTTGTTGAGCAAACGGCTGCCATTTCGGCGAATAGTACCCGTCCTGTGTTTGTGATTGTTGGTATTATGTATTATCAATCAGTTAATGAAGAGTTATACCTTATCAATAGTCAGGATAGCAGAGCGCTGGCATTAGTAGCGGTGGATCAGCCAGAATAAAAAGGTTATATGTGTTAATTTTGTAAAGTATCGTGTTTAAAATAGGATCAAATGGATAGTAAAGTTGGTTTTATAGGAGGGAGTTTGGTTGCTATTTTAAAAAGTATTACTTTGCATAATATTGTTGAAACAGTAGTATACACTGTTATAGGAACAGTAGTAAGTTACTTTGTTTCTTTGTTGTTAAGATGGATGTTTGGTAAGTCGAGGTTTGGTAGCTAGGATAGATGGTTAGGTTTGGTATAAAGGTCTTTACATTGTTGTAAAGACCTTTTTTTGATATACAATAAATTTTTATTATTGCTGAATATAAGCCATTTTGTTTTTTTTATGTGGCCTGGTTACTTTGAATAGCCAAGTCATACAAAGTGGTTTTGTATAATTGGATTTTATATAGTAATTGGAAATAATGGTGATGTTGCCCCCCTCCAACGGGCATATTTTACCCATGTCTTACTTTTTTATGTGGTAACTCAGAAGTAGGCAAAACTTGATAGTTCATGAAAATGTTCGATCCGGTTACTTTTTACCGGACGCTAGTGATACTGAATATAATTATGCTAGAAAGATTAGGTATTGACATTTGTTTTTTAATTACAGACATTAGCATCTATAAATGTTATTTATGTGCTTAAATTTTACGTTATGAAAAGCCTATTAATTCTCTTTGTAGTTTTATTCCATTCTTTTTTAGCATCAGCGAATATTATAGCTTCAACTGATAGTGTTTTTCAAGGTGTTGTATATAAAGTAGATACGGTTTCTGCGCAATTAATTAATAAAATTGAGAAGCTACAGAATAAAGTTGACGAATTGTTAAAGAATGACAGCATCACTTCCTTGAAAAGTGATACGTTAGGTAATTTCTTTATCAAGAATTATGATTTAATTATAAAAGACAGAAGTAAAGATGATCCAGAATGTAAAGATGAGTTAAAAACCATAGAAATATATATAAGAGACGGTGCAATATTTGAGATTAATGCTATTACAACAAAAGGAGAATCATATATGACGAATTATATATTCCTATTGTCTTCATGGCACAAATATAGAAGATTAAGATTATTCAAACGCAACCCCTCAAACATAGATTTGTATATAAATATTATGGATAATCTACAATGGATACCCGAAATAGGTAAAAGATATTTCTCAGGAGGGACATCAAAGATAATATTGTCACAAGGAAATGATAAGCAAGGGATATTGTACAATTCAGATCTAAACTCTATGATAGAATTGAATCTATATACTGATTTTATGGGGCTAATTGATAAAGCGGATAATGGTATAATTCAGACAGAAGCAAAGACATCAATTGATATATTCAATTTTAAGGCAATCAATTTGCCTATTTTCTTTTTGAAAAATATAGATGTTTTATTTAGATATTCAAAGTTTGATGAAAGCATCAAAAATTATTCAGTAGAAAATCTCTCAGATCCAACAAGTATTGATAAATTAAAAATAGATCAGCAATCTTATGTAAGTTTTGGAATAAGCTTAGACCTTATTTCCCTATATCTAAGCACTGGTAAGATAAATTTAATTACTGGGCTTGATTACAGTTACACAAATATATTACATGGAGAAGATGAAGCTGACCCCATTAATATGATATCATATAAATTCGGTTTTGACGGAGAGGTATTAAAATTCGAAAATTTTGGAGCAGACTTGTCTCTACAACTAAATTATAAACAGATGCGACATAACTCTTTTGATGAAGATGTTACGGATCACTACGATGGCTTCCTAGATTTTAAAACAAGATTGTATTATAAAGAAAATAAAACAGGTAATAAGTATTTCATTAGGTTTAACAATGTAAAAGAATTATCTAATAGTAAGTTCTATAACTTGTTGCAATTTGGATATTCCATCTCTTTAGCACCCTCGAAACCGAAATAGTAAGTAAGGTCTCTTGAAGGTTATATTGAGACTGTAAACTCAACTCTGTCCATAATTTAAAAATTATATTTTTGAAGATTATGGAAAAAAAAGAATTGAACCCCGAGTATATCGCTATGCGTGATATGGCACTCGAACAGTTAAAGAGCGGTAAATCCCTGACGGGTAAGGGTGGAGTATTTGCACCCATTATAAAGGAGTTTTTGGAGAGCGCTTTGGAGGCCGAGATGGACGAGCATTTGACCTCCGAGCGTCGCTCCCAGGGCAATAAGCGCAACGGCAAGGGTAACAAAACGGTTAGATCCGAAGGCGGTAGTGTGGACATTGAACCGCCCTATGACCGCCACGGGGATTTTGAGCCCGAAATAGTAAAGAAGCGGCAGACCGTTTTGGCAGACAGCCTTGCCCCCAAGATTATTAGCCTTTACGGCAAGGGTATGAGCCTACGTGACATCGGATCATATATCCGGGACATGTACGACGTTGAGGTTTCCCCACCGTTTTGAGCAACATTACCGACAGGGTGATCCCACAGGTCAAGGAGTGGCAGAACCGACCCCTAGACGATGTTTACCCCCATTGTTTGGATGGATGCTATGCAACTACAAGGTAAGGGACGGGGGAAGGGTAGTATCGCCCGGCCGTATACAAAATTTTGGCTATCAACAAAAGCGGGCAGGAAGGAACTCATAGGGATGTACATTTCCGAAAGCGAGGGCGCTAACTTCTGGCTGTCGGTATTGACAGACCTAAAGAGCCGCGGAGTAAAGGATATCCTGATTGCCTGTACGGATAATCTGACGGGTTTTTCACAGGCGATATTAAGCATATTCCCCGATACAGAAATTCAAAAGTGCGTGATACACCAAATTCGGAATTCGCTCAAATACGTGGTCTCCAAAGACCAGAAAGAATTTATGAAGGACTTGAAAAAAGTGTACCAGGCCCCAACCAAGCCCCAACCAAGTCACAAGCCGAGAGCGAGCTGATTAACCTAGAAGTAACGTGGGGCAAAAAGTACCCCGTGGTGCTGCGCTCGTGGAACGACAACTGGGAGGAGCTGTCCGCTTACTTTAAATATGACGCCCCCATTAGGAAGCTGATTTATACCACAAACGCCGTTGAAGGCTTCCACAGGCAGGTTCGCAAGGTAACCAAGACCAAGGGTGCGTTTTCCAGCGACATGGCTTTGATGAAATTCATTTATCTGGCCACCGAAAACATATCGAAAAAGTGGACTCAACCCATACAGAACTGGGCATTGACAGCCCAGCAGCTTTGTATCATGTTTGAGGGGAGGTTTGTTATCAATCTGTGAGCACACACCAAATTATAAAAGCGAAGGTAGGTCCGCTTATGAGTTCTGCCAAGGGTATATAAACGGCTTCGTACCTCAGCCGCCCTTGGCAAAAATCATAAGCTCCCCGATGAAGCTTTTAGAAATTGGTTAAAAGAAAAATAATGAGTTAATTTGAAATCGTAAAAAAACAACAGGACAGAGTTCAGCTAACATTCCCGTTATAACCATATGAGAATTATAGTACTTATTGGGAATGCCTGATGAGACCTTTATTTATAGTAATATGAAACGAGCCATTCCCATGATAAAAGTCATTAAACATTTCTTCATCACTTTTGGCATTAACGAAACTCTTCTTACTATCATCTCCTTCATGATATTTCTTGACATCCAAACCTGTACTTAGAAATCCCAATACTTTAGCATAGATAGTTTCCTTATCGTAAATTGCTTTCTCATAATAGCTGCAAGCTGAAGTATTTGTTCGTGTGTTGAAGCTTGCAAATGTGTCAAATGCGCGTTGGCAATCATGATATACTATTTCGTTTATTTTATGCACGGTCTCTTTTTTTTGTATGGCACACAAACGGATGGCAATATGTGGAGGCCGAGATTTCGAAGCTCCAACCTGTTAAACCGTTGTGAATTTGAGAAAATGTACAAAAGTTTAAATTAGCGACATCATCCGGTTTACGTATATTACGTGATAGCGTTTCGTGCTTTATCTTCTCGGTCAGTTCATGCGTTGGCAAGGCGAGCTCTTTGACTGGTTTTGGTTGTGTGTCAGCTTGTGTGACTAGACAATGTACTTGACTTTTAGGGGTGGCATTAAACTGTTTCATATTTTACATTAATTTCTTCTAATTTCTTTATATCATCCTGATTAAAGTCTGGAATACTAATAAACAGTCTATCTTTTGCCCTACTACAACCAACATAATAAATCCGACAATCATCCTCTGCATCGTCAATGTGATTCAGACCATTAAGTATATAGTTCCTAAATTCATTTGTAGTTTCGAAATGAACAAGAGTGTTTTTGAATTCAGTTCCTTTTGCACTATGAATTGTTCTTACTTTATCGTCGGATTTAGTGTCTACCTTTACGTAAGGAAGAATTTCATTTAGGTTATGATTTTCATAAAATGTTTTAGCATTTCCTCGGTTTAAATTGCTTCCAATTTTGAAACCATATTCATCTAATACATAAGTTCTTAATTCTAAATAAAATTCTGCAATCGTTTTATTTCTATTTGCATCAATTTGTAATGAATCGATTATTCTAATCGCAAGCCTTTTTAGGCTTAATTTTAAAACGGATGTACCACTTACTCTACGTAAAGACTTATAAATTTCATTTAAAGCATTTTTTAAATCACCTTTTTTATGAAATTTAAAGCTCATTAATAAAGAGTGTACGAACCTTACTCTTTGCGGATTTGTATCATTCGAATACAAGTCTTTTAAGAGGTTTGTATTAGCTGTACCAATTTGGTTGTTTATTTCAGAGACGGTCGTGTTTTTTCTCGTAAGAATATAAAGTGGTGAATCAGGAAAATTTCTTTCATACCAAACTTTTGCATTCTGAATTGTCCCAACCAATACATTAATAGAAACTCCATCAGGTTGTCCCTGACCGTATTCTTGATTGATGTCGGATCTAAGTTGATTAAGAAAGTCAATTATACGTTTTGTAGAGCGATGATTGTGATTTAATTTATATTCCGAAATTTTATCTCTTTTAAAATCAATAAAATCAGCTCGTTTTGCACCTGTAAACTTATATATTGATTGTGCAATATCCCCTACGACTCCTACTATTGTGTTTTGTTCTGTAATTTTATCAATAAGCCATGTTTGTATTTCTGTTGTATCCTGAAACTCGTCAATAAAAATATATGGAAACTTTGCTCTAACAAATTCTGCAACCCTTGGTGAACGAGTCAGAATTAGATAAGAAAAATATAATACGTCTTCATGGTAAAGAATTCCTTTTTTCCAACATACTCTTTTGTATTCCAATAACTTAGTAGATGGCATTCTAATTTTACTAGCCGTAGAAATTGTCCATTGGTTTCTAAATTTCAATTGCGGAATACCTGTGTCATTAAAAAACCAATCAGCATCTGATAAACATTTCGCTAGTTCAGGGTAGTTTTCTTTAGAAGTCAGGTACCAATATTTGGTTCTACCTTCACTTATCTTTTTAACCCACGAATCAATGATATCTCTACGCGGAATATGCTCGTCATGTCCATCCAAACTTGCTGAATCAAATAATATCTCACCATCGTCCTTTTTTTCAATCAAATAGGAAAATGGTTTGACAATGTTGCGATATAAAAAGCTATGAATTGTAGATATATCAAAACGACTTTTATCACACTTTAATCGATTCAGTATTTCTTCTGCAGCGACATTCGTATATGTAATACAAGCTATCTTGCCTGTTCTGTTTAATCTGTCAGATTCACATAAAACCCGCTCCAAGTGTGAAATTAGCCACCTTGTCTTACCTGCACCAGGGCCTGCAAAGACTTTGAAGTGTGTCTCAATATCGCTTAAGGTTGATATATGTGGTAAGGAATTAATATCAGGCATCTTTCTTTATAATTTCGGTTAATGCGTTTTCAATATAAGAAGGGACTTTAAAATCAAGCCTTTTATCATCTTCTTTGATTTTGTAATTGTCTCTTAATTTTTGTTCAAGATAAAACGCATGTTGTCCTTTAGCATTAGATACAACTTTGTAGTAAATGGCAGCAATTAATGCCTTTTTCTTTTCTGTTTCATCACCCCATGTACATTCCGAAATGCTTTTTAGGATTCTATTTTCGTCTAAATTATCTATTTTTAGTTTTGTTTTATATTCTTCTATTATGGCATTCAGATCATCTTCATATCTTGAGATTATTGCAGTATAATTATCAGGAGTATGTGCGCTGTTTTGACTAGGAAAAGCATCTGTAATCAACTGTGGAGACTTAGGATTTTCCTTACATAATTCATACTCTAAAGTTTTGCCAGTCCCTTCTGGTGGATGGAAAACAAAAATATTTGCATACTTGTCCTCGAATTTTTCTTTTAACTCTGTAACATGAGTAGAAAGCGATTTGCTGTTTTCTGAATCATCTAATTCAAAAGGAAAAGCAGAAACCCATTTGTTACTTTTTTTTATTGTCGGGTCTGCATCGGTTATACATACTACCTTTTTATTTATTGCATAAGGACTGTCTGTCTCATCATATGCGTATAGTTTAAGGAAATGTTTGAATGTCCTACTATCTACGCTAATAATACCAACATGTTTATCTACTAGAGAGTCTTCAATTTCTAAGTATTGCGCAAAACTTGGAATCAATAATTGTTCCGCTAATCCTTCTATAAATACTAGTCTTTCAGCAAAAAGCATATTAGACTTTGTAGCATCTAAAAACCTCTGAACATATATTTTTGAATCCTTATCTTCTTTCGATTCAGAAAATACTTTGCCAGGATAGCCAACAGCAGAATTCCCAATTATATCATCATATAAACAAATAATGCTTTCAAGATTTATCGCAGAAGTAATATGGGTGGAATGTGAGGTTATAAAGATTTGTCGAGCTTGGTTATTTGTATTTAGGAACTTGAGGAATTTAGATTGCATTGAAGGATGTAAATGTGCCTCGGGCTCTTCAATTGCTAAAACAGGAAAAACTTTAGCATTATCCCCCATATAACTGGAAGACTCCATTTGCATTTTTGCTAGAATAAGTGCTATAAAAAGTAAGTTATTATATCCTAAACCATTGTTTTTTATTGGTATTTTAAATCCACTTTTTTCAACTATTAATCTTAACGCAAATAGTAGTTCTTGTTCTGTGATTTCTGCATCAAAATTCGGTTTCCCTCCTTTATCAGCTCCTGTTTCATTTGAGTATTGAAGTATTTTATCTCTATCTATGCGACCAATTAATATTTTAAGTAATTCTTTTGATTTTGTATTAAATTCTTGCTCTCGTTGTTTCAGTAATTCGATGTTCTCGGCTGAAAGATTCTCAAAACCTTGCCCATTTGTTAGATCATAATCAAGAAAATAATTCAGAACATCTCTTAGTAATGTATTATTGCCGAAGAACATTTGTCTTTCAGCATCTCTAATTGCGTCCAGAAATTGAAAATCAAACCTTTCAAGGTTTTCAGAATCAGCTTTTTCTTGTTTTGAGGGATTACCGCCATATATTCGAGGAACATATTTTTGAAGAAATTTCTTACTTATTAGTTTTAAACATTTCTCTTGGTCAAAACCATTTCCATTTTTGCACTCTTCAATTTGTTTCTTATATTCTTCATGGTTTTTTGTTGGCAACTCAAAAATATATGTTAATTGAGCTGTGTATTCAGGTGATTCATTAATCAACCAATCATAAACAACATTTTTATCATCTGCCTTATCATTATGTTCTTTGATAAAAATGGATATTTCTATTGAGGGTGGTTTAGCATAATCAAGATTAGTTTTACAAAAATCATCTATTGAAGGCTTTTCTTTTAAATCTCTATCTAATACTAGTTGAAGAGCTTTAATTAGATTAGTTTTACCTGCATTATTATGTCCAATAATTACATTTAATCCATGATTGAATTCAATGTTTAAATTTTTGAAGTTTCTATAATTATTGATTTTTATTCCTGATATATACATATACTCAATTTATTGGTGATATACGTATCCGCCCGAGCAAATACTTATTCCTGAAGCAAACTTTTATCAATAAATTGCGGCAAAAGTTCTTTGAAATTTTCGGCGGGTGTAATGTGGATGTTTTCCATGACGTACTTTAGCCATTTTTGCGGATCAATGTCAAGTTTCTTGCAAGTTCCAAAGAAGCTGTAGAACATTGCGATATTTCTGGCAGCATCATGTGATCCGGCAAACAAATAGTTCTTACGTCCCAGAGCCAGAGGGCGAATAGAGTTCTCAACCAGATTGCTGTCTATCTCCAGCATTCCGTTGGTAAGATAGTTCTGCAGGCTTGTCCAGCGATTTTTGCAATATTCAAAAGCTTTGCCCAGAGGACTTCTTGGTATTACAGATCCTTTGTGCTTGTTAATGTATGCTCCAATTTCGTTAATTACAGGCAGAGCTTTTTCCAGCCGCAGAGCATGCCGTTGCTCATGGGATAGATTTTGTTCCCGTGCAATAGCCTCAATGGCATAGAGAAGCTGAATGAGGCTTAGCACATGCGAGGCCCGTTCCTGATCGTTCTTCAGTGCGGCATCAAAATACCGTCTGGCATGTGCCCAGCATGATAAATGAGTCAGTCCTGCTTTTTTTGCCAAAAAGGTATAGCCACTATAACCGTCGGTTTGAACAAATCCACGGAACGAACTCAAGTCGTCGATGGGGCCATTGGCCGATCGGCTCTTGTAGTACTCAAACAGCACGCTTTTTGACAATGGGGCATACCGAACCCACATGTAC comes from the Saccharicrinis fermentans DSM 9555 = JCM 21142 genome and includes:
- a CDS encoding P-loop NTPase family protein encodes the protein MFYNIQNNYIVYNYQKSLDFMVKKGREIYGECFSLQSADMPIIRKLFVYMIRDEELMVEEGLDSRKGIMLCGPIGVGKTSLMHLLRLILPESKSYMMKSCRDISFEFHRDGYDVIDRYSKKSLRFNHGIMKKQTICFDDLGAEQNLKHFGNECNVLSEILLSRYDLFISDSLITHITTNLNATEIEKQYGVRVRSRLREMMNVVSFSDEAPDKRR
- a CDS encoding DUF5675 family protein; translation: MDLTVLRYSSGVESTLGLLYIDQKFACYTLEDEHREKKVYGETRIPAGRYKVILRTVGSHHKRYKQKFQEFHKGMLHITNVPNFTNILIHIGNTDDDTAGCLLVGESSYSNVNQPGRINSSTIAYKRIYPIIVNAIGKGDEVWINYLDEVKFE
- a CDS encoding UvrD-helicase domain-containing protein gives rise to the protein MPDINSLPHISTLSDIETHFKVFAGPGAGKTRWLISHLERVLCESDRLNRTGKIACITYTNVAAEEILNRLKCDKSRFDISTIHSFLYRNIVKPFSYLIEKKDDGEILFDSASLDGHDEHIPRRDIIDSWVKKISEGRTKYWYLTSKENYPELAKCLSDADWFFNDTGIPQLKFRNQWTISTASKIRMPSTKLLEYKRVCWKKGILYHEDVLYFSYLILTRSPRVAEFVRAKFPYIFIDEFQDTTEIQTWLIDKITEQNTIVGVVGDIAQSIYKFTGAKRADFIDFKRDKISEYKLNHNHRSTKRIIDFLNQLRSDINQEYGQGQPDGVSINVLVGTIQNAKVWYERNFPDSPLYILTRKNTTVSEINNQIGTANTNLLKDLYSNDTNPQRVRFVHSLLMSFKFHKKGDLKNALNEIYKSLRRVSGTSVLKLSLKRLAIRIIDSLQIDANRNKTIAEFYLELRTYVLDEYGFKIGSNLNRGNAKTFYENHNLNEILPYVKVDTKSDDKVRTIHSAKGTEFKNTLVHFETTNEFRNYILNGLNHIDDAEDDCRIYYVGCSRAKDRLFISIPDFNQDDIKKLEEINVKYETV
- a CDS encoding ATP-dependent nuclease is translated as MYISGIKINNYRNFKNLNIEFNHGLNVIIGHNNAGKTNLIKALQLVLDRDLKEKPSIDDFCKTNLDYAKPPSIEISIFIKEHNDKADDKNVVYDWLINESPEYTAQLTYIFELPTKNHEEYKKQIEECKNGNGFDQEKCLKLISKKFLQKYVPRIYGGNPSKQEKADSENLERFDFQFLDAIRDAERQMFFGNNTLLRDVLNYFLDYDLTNGQGFENLSAENIELLKQREQEFNTKSKELLKILIGRIDRDKILQYSNETGADKGGKPNFDAEITEQELLFALRLIVEKSGFKIPIKNNGLGYNNLLFIALILAKMQMESSSYMGDNAKVFPVLAIEEPEAHLHPSMQSKFLKFLNTNNQARQIFITSHSTHITSAINLESIICLYDDIIGNSAVGYPGKVFSESKEDKDSKIYVQRFLDATKSNMLFAERLVFIEGLAEQLLIPSFAQYLEIEDSLVDKHVGIISVDSRTFKHFLKLYAYDETDSPYAINKKVVCITDADPTIKKSNKWVSAFPFELDDSENSKSLSTHVTELKEKFEDKYANIFVFHPPEGTGKTLEYELCKENPKSPQLITDAFPSQNSAHTPDNYTAIISRYEDDLNAIIEEYKTKLKIDNLDENRILKSISECTWGDETEKKKALIAAIYYKVVSNAKGQHAFYLEQKLRDNYKIKEDDKRLDFKVPSYIENALTEIIKKDA